From a single Porites lutea chromosome 10, jaPorLute2.1, whole genome shotgun sequence genomic region:
- the LOC140950805 gene encoding uncharacterized protein, which translates to MTSQQKSHGMKEKPINSSLNDHKYWKEWSSWSTCSKSCNEGIEMRNRTCEHCNTTLPTQSCKNQPCPDIQTQIIVIVVVTVVFISILTAVVVAIFFVKGTHSGKPRASSVDSSRRLRTMTLKKVPGGINVEHRGFLLQRLIESRGSLQTSKTTLKDYGESKL; encoded by the exons atgacgtcacaacagAAGTCACATGGGATGAAAGAAAAACCAATAAACAG ctCCTTAAATGATCATAAATACTGGA AGGAATGGTCGAGTTGGAGCACTTGTTCCAAGTCATGCAATGAAGGAATTGAAATGAGAAACAGAACTTGTGAGCACTGTAACACAACTTTGCCAACACAAAGCTGCAAGAATCAACCATGTCCGG ATATTCAAACTCAGATTATTGTGATCGTCGTAGTCACAGTTGTATTCATCTCCATCTTAACAGCCGTTGTTGTGGCTATCTTTTTTGTCAAAGGAACACATTCCGGAAAACCGAGAGCCAG CTCTGTCGACTCAAGCAGGAGACTACGAACCATGACTCTCAAAAAGGTTCCAGGGGGAATCAACGTAGAACACAGAGGGTTTCTATTACAGCGCTTGATAGAGAGCAGAGGTTCACTTCAGACTAGTAAAACTACGTTGAAGGACTATGGAGAATCTAAACTATGA